Genomic window (Muntiacus reevesi chromosome X, mMunRee1.1, whole genome shotgun sequence):
ctgcagtatGGTAgtcctggattcgattcctgaaTTTGataaatcccctggaggagggtatggccacatactttagtattcttgcctggagaatcttcatggacagaagagcctggcgggctgcagtccatggggtcataaagagtcagacacaactgagcgactaagcagaccCCCTAAATCTGGCTGAAGAGAAGGAATATATCAGCTCTTTTTCTCTGACAGCATAATATCTGTCCTGAGTTCCTTGATTTCTGCTCCGTTTTCCTAATCTAACATCACTTTTGGGAccgggtccccttttctccaagaTTTTCTAGAGTGTATCCACTCAATGTGTGTAGGAATATGCATTTCCCAGGAAGCCTTTAATCAAGGGACAGAAGCTGATATGGGAACCTCCATGAAGGAGGGCTGAGGAGACAATCACCCCTGAATACAGGGGTCACCCAAAGACTAAGAAGAGGAATCTTAGATCAGTAGAAGGAGCAGTCCCTGGCTATGGTAGATGTAGTGAAGATGCTGAGCAGGAGGAATCCAGAAGGACTCAAGTTGCATCCCCACTGTCTTTTCTCAGAGGACCTGATGGACTAGGATCATAAGAGGATCACCCTGACTTCCAACGTGGAATTCTCAGGAGCCTAGGACCTTGATGTAAGACAAGAAGCTTCATAAAGTAGAGAGTGGAGTTACAGGATTTATCATGTGTCAATATGAGTTCTTGAAATTGGACTCATGGTAGCACACACCATAAAAGGAAGCCCTGGAAAATATCTGATGCTGGGTTCCCCAAGAAGCTCTGGGGACAGATGTCAGGTTGATTTCAGTCTGCCAAGTCTCAGTGAGGTGAGATCTCTGTCTAATAGGATCAGCCTCCGTTTCACAGAGGAATGGACCTGAGCCCAAGCGGGACCTCAGATGACAATGCTGACTGTTAGAGGGGACGCCTGGAGAGGGAGccaaacagaattctgtaaattcTTAGCCCTGAGAGACAAGAAGAGCTACTTCTGAGTGGTCCCCTCATTCCACCTGTGTGATCTCGGGGAGGGTAGGGCCTCCTCTAGCAGGATTAGGCCCCAGATATGCAGAGAGGGACGTCTTGACGATAACCTGACTTAAAGTGAGGACCATCAGTGCTAGTGAGAGGGTCTCCCCCAACGAGGGAGGCTCACAGAGTGGCGCCCCTCCTAACAAGCAGAGATGCTCAGATCAGCGCCCTGATTCCTCCCACTAGGGACTTAGGGAGTCGAGGGCTTTGTTTGGGGGCTGGAGGACTTGGATTCATAGCTTGAGATGTCCCGGGCTCTAACACACTGCGCAAGGAGGACCCAGGGACGGATGAATATTGAGCTACCAGGCTTCCCGTAGCTCCCGGCCCCTGCCGTCATCCCCGGGAGACCCCACGTAGGACCGTACGCACTCCCGTCCACTTCCGCTTCAAAGGCGAGGAGCTTGACTCGGAGTCGTGGTGTCTCTTTGGTGGCGTTTCAGTGTCCAGGACTTTTCCGGAACCAAGGTGAGGACGGGAATGTAACTGAAGGGACTTTACGAACCCACTATTAAGAAAAGTGACCCAGCCGCATCCCACCCCTGTGATGTGGCTCTTTCGAGTCCCTCAGAGCTATAGGCTGAATGCGGTCTAGCGTGTCTCAGGTGAAGGCGTTGGTCTGTGGGGGTAGGCCCGGATTCTACCCTCGAAGGAGCTCACGGTCCTAGATAGTGGCCCTTAGGGCCAAGTATCAGACTTCGAAACCGCATGGGGGCCACACTGAGCAGCCCCCCTGCACTCAGCTCTAGGAGGCCCGACATGGAGCTGGCCGACAGTGGTGTCCCCTATCGTTTACTGGAGGTGGGATCAGGGAGGTGAGAAGCTTGCTCTAAAGGAATAAACCTAGTTCAATGAAGGGGCCTAGTCCCCAACACTATTCACGGTTGTGCCGCTCAGTTAGGATGGGGGCTCTTCCCATAAGAAACAGAGTCGCAATCGGGCATTTTGACATGACGCTTCCCAGATCATCTCAGGGAAGTGAGAGACCAGGTCAAAGTGGGGAGCGTCAGGCTGGGAAGGGAGAGTTTTGTGTTCCCTGGCGGGATGGTGAGAACCTCAGCGGCTGTGGGGATGTTCCACACCACATCATTCAGACCACATCCTCCCTGTCATCATCCCTTTGAGACCTCAAGAATACATGGCGGTTCCCACTGCGGGCTAAAGGGGATGCAACTCCCCTCAGACCACTCCACCGTGGTCTGAGTGGCGTGGTAGCAGACTGAGAAATCTTAGACCCTGTCACAAATCAAATGTAGGCCTTGGTTACTTCTatgtcctggatattgtaaaGATGCTGCAACGAACTTTGGACTACAGGTGTTTTTCAAGTTACTGTTTCCTCAGGggatatgcccagtagtgggattgttgtcTCAAGTGGTAATTTTAGTCCTAATTTTTTATgcaaagtgaattaagtcagaaagaggaaagccaatattgtatattaacaaatatacatgtatttcagaaagatggtactgatgaacctatttgcaaggcagcggTGGagttgcagacatagagaacagactcgtggacactgggagaaagagagagagggacaggCTGAGAGAGTAACCTTGAAAACacacatattaccatatgtaaaatagataaccagtgagaATAGTCCTATGACACAGAGAGCTCAAACCTGCTGCTCTGTGATAgcttagaggagtgggatgggctgggagctgggagggaacttcaagagggaggggacatacagtatacctatggctgattcatattgtgtGTGGCTGAAagaaacacaatactgtaaagcaattatcctccaattaatagtaaatacatttaattatgaaaagagagagagaagaaaagagaagcaaaaagatatTATAGACCTTGAATTGGGATCCTGTGTGGGAGCACAGGGACATCAACCTGCCTGTAATAGCACCTGTTCTTAGAAGACTGTGTTTGGTAAGATAAGGTCATCTTACTTCCTCCTGTTGGGACACAGGCTGATTGGCTTTTGCTATCTCACAGGCATCAATTCAGGAGAAAGAGGAGCTTCTCTGCCAGGAGCCCAATTGAGGAACCTGAGTGAGTACTCAGTGCATTCATCCCATCCCTTGGATTTGAGCCCAGGAAATCTCAGGGAAGGGCTGTGAGGTTGAGCATCTACTTCACCGCTTTATACCAAGTCTAGGGGAGGGGAAATGTCTAGTCTGAAGGTGCAGCCACCAGTCAGCAAATGGAGAATGGTGCCCAATGTTTTAAGGAGCCAAGGTATGGACCATGAATGGTGATCACAGTGAACTCAGGATGGAAAAAACCCTACTGAGCCCTCAGCACTGGGTATCCCCTGGGAGGGAGGTGGCCTGAGATATCCCTTCACTTGGCTTCTGGATTATGTGGAGGTCTAAAGTTTTCTGCATCAGAGTAGCAGAGGGAAGGGTGCCCAGGCTCTGCCAAGGCTTGACATGGTGATACTAAAGATGAGCTGAGAGGACCGCAATTCTGGTAAATCCAAAGCAGGGCTGAGAGGATGCAGAGGGAAAATCTAAGGCCTCTGTtcctcctctgtgggattctgtGGGGACAGGCTGAGCACGAAACAGGAGCCTTGTGGGTTCCTCGGGCAGTGTCCTCAAGGACACCTGCAGAGGCGGCCTTTGATAAAGTCAAGGTGGAATGTCCCCATTTTAAGTTGCTCACATCACCTCATTCTCCATCCTCCAGGTGCACCAATCTCCTGTCCTTTGACCCGGACTCCTGCCTGTAGTTCCAGTCCACGGCCATCATGCCCCGTAGGCAGAAGAGTAAGGTCCCTGGTCAAGGGAAACATCACCAGGCCTGGGCTAAGACCCAGGGTCTTCATGATCAAGCCACCACATCTAGGGGAGAAGAGACCACCTCCTCCTCGCCTCCTGATTTAGAGAGTGCTCCCTCAAGCTCCTCAGCTGCTGGCACCCCCATGGGGCCTCAGGGAGCCCAAGGCATGGCCAGTGCTGCTGCAGGTGCTATACCCAAAAGATATGGTGTCGGTGGTGCAGCACGCTCAAGATCTGATGTCAGTGGTGCAGCACGCTCAAGAGCTGTTGTCGGTGCCACAGCACGTGCAAGATCTGATGTCAGTGGTGCAGCACGCTCAAGAGCTGGTGTCGGTGCCACAGCATATGCAAGAGCTGGCGTAGGTGCTGAGGGCCAAGGTCAGGGAGGTGAAAATTCCTCCCAGGCCTCAGCTGCTGCTGAGAGCTCTCACACAGATCCTCTGAGCAAGCAGGTGCCAGTGTTGGTGCAGAAGCTGCTGTATAAGTATAAGGTGAGGGAGCTCATTGAGAGGTCAGAAATGCTGAAGGCAATCAATAAAAGGTACAGGGGGCAATTCCCTGAGATCCTCAGGAGAGCCTCTAAGCACTTAGAGATGGTGTTTGGCCTGGTCCTGAAGGAAGTCAGGCCCGACGGTCACTCCTATATCCTGTTGAGCAACCTAGAGCTCAGCGACAGTGAGTCTATAAGTGACTGGGGGCTGCCGAAGAATGGTCTTCTGATGCCTCTTCTGGGTGTCATCTACATGAATGGCCACCGCCTCTCTGAGGAGGACATCTGGAAGGTCATGAATTTTCTGGGCGTCTATGATGGAAGAAGGCACTACATCTTTGGAGATACCAGGAAGTTCCTCACAGAAGATCTGGTGCGGGAAGAGTACGTGGAGTACCGCCAGGTGCCAGGCAGCGATCCCCctcgctatgagttcctgtggggtccgaGAGCGCTCATGGAATCCAACAAGATGAAAGTCCTGGAGTTTTTGGCCAAAGTCAATGATACGGTCCCTGCTACCCTCCTGGAGCATTTTGAGAAGTCTTCCAGAGAGGAAGTAGAGAGCACCAGCGCCAGAGCTGTAGCCAGCGTTGGCACTTCTCCCTCGGGGAGGGCTGGCACGTCTGTTTGGGATACTGCAGGCATTTCTGTCTCGGCCTGGGATGGCCCTTCTGCTGTATCCTGGGCTGAGCATCCTGCCTCAGCCATGCCTGGCATTTCTGGTGCAGCCAGTGCTGGCCCTTCTGCCTCGGCCAGTGCCAACACTAGGGCCACATCCAGCCAGTCATCTCGCCCCTAGTGTGGGCTGAAGGCCGTTCTTCACTTTGTGGTCAGAAAAGCCTGTCATCAGCCTGTGTTCCTGTTGacttgcccccccccccaagttatcagttctttcttttttcaacagAAAGTGTATTGAGGTTGATGATACAAGTATTTGAATAACATGGGTCACACACACTTTGCTGTTTGTCAAATTCATGAGTAGGAATTTTGTTTTTGGAAATGCATATTGGAAATCCTCAAATCACTTTTGTGATCCCGGTTGAGAATAACATCACTTTAGGATAAGAATATCCTTAGAAATGTGAAAGACACCACACTAATAGAAGCTCAGAACATAGATACATAGAGGGATAGCTGAAAGTTCTTCAATTTGTGGTTTGCTTTACTCTCTGTTATAGTCTCCTTTTTTGTAAATGTATAAGATATATACTTGGATCTGCTTACGGTTTTCAAGAATGTTTGAGAATATAAATTATAGCAAATGATTTATTTGTGGCTCTTCTTTTACACAAACATTAATTGAGCATCTGCTTCAAAGAAGTCTTTCAGGCCTATACTTGCACTGTTTGGTCAAAGAAAGTCCCAGTCTGCCTATTCAATTATAGTTTCCAGGGAAGCTGTTATTCTACAGAAGAGGCTGAGATACTCTCTGTTTCaagaagaacaagaaagaagCAGGGTAAAGAGGGAATGGAGAGAATATATTACTTTGGTTTCATTGCTAAGCAGAATTTTGGCTGATTACAGAGGTGgggtcatttttgtttttctttcagttagAACGCTGCATAGTTTCTGACATCTGGTAGATGCAAAAAAGAAACCCAGCTGATGTAATATCTGAGGTCAAGATAATCATAATAACTGAATTGCACCTAATTTCTCAATAGAGACATGTACTGTGATAGATGCTTTCCATAAATCCATATATTCCACCAGCCTGACATGGCAGGGTTTGTAAAACTCACTTCACAGTGGAGAGCCCGAGGATCATAGAGTTAGTTTGGTTTGGTGCCAAAATACTTTAGACTGGTCAATGACAGAGCTGGGACTAGACTCCTGCTCTAAACTACTTTAGCATACATACTGTTCTTCTTACCCGACCCTGAGACATAcccttgtcttttcttttaaacaagtacttttaacattttatatttcatttcctttttcttatttatttatttggctgtgctggctcttagttgcggcacgtggggtctacctccctgaccagggatcgaacctgggacccctgcagtggaagcctggggtactagccactggaccactaggaaagtccccacCCTGTATGGTTTATTTCAATGTTTTTCTCAATACTTCAAAATTTGTCCTAGGTGATAAAAAACAATGCCATTGTGCTCAAGCTACTGGATCAGAATGTGTAGCCAGAGCAGTAAGAATACCAAATATATTCAACCAGAAATATGTATCCCTTATTCATTCCTCATAGATAAGTGAAAGAGACAATATTCGGTGACAGCATTAGCATGTGCATTGGCCCTGTGAGATAACCTCTGAAGACCAGGGGCTCTCCATATCACGCCTACAGTCTCTTGTCTATAGAAAGTAAATCTATCAGAACAGAAATGACGTGAGAACCTTCACCTGGCTGATGAGATAGATTGATGTACCTTTTTTCCCTGACGGATGACCACCTGTCCTGGGACTTCTGCTTTTGGCTGTAGCTTCTCCATCTCCTATCACTCCTGGGAAAAGGACCCATTCATTCTCTGTAGCATTGCAGAACAAGCACGGCTCAAAAGTTTCAAGAGATGTGGAATTTCCCCAGGAGCCTTTAATCCAAGACCCAGAAAGCAAGATGAGGACCCCATGTAGGAGGATTGAGGAGAGCAACACCCCAAAATATGGGGGTTGATCACTGGAACAGCACTCCCAACTGCTCTCAGTCACAGGGGATCCCAGACCTGTTAGGCTAAGCATAGCCTCGCTTGTTTTTCAGGCCCCTGAGACCTGAGAAACTTGATCTCGGAGCAGAGTTCTGAGGTTGGTAAGGGAGAGAGGATCAGTCTCTCAGAAATGACAGTGATAAACCTGAATGAGGGTGAGGGAAAGATGCAGCCACATAGTAGGAACCTGTAAAGATATACTTGTCCTCATTGGCAAGCCCATGAAGTCCAGAACTATGTGGGCTGCTGAGGTTAATACTTTCAACTCAGGTCCCAGGAAAGTAGGGACTTTGGGAATCAGCAGAGCAGCCCCAGGAAGGGTGCAGAGTCAAAGTGAAGACCCAGGGTATGGACATGAAAGCCCCTCAACTCACAGCCAACAGGGCTACACTTAGCCCATCTTCTCCAGTGAGCcctgggaggcagagggaagTGCTAGCCAGCTCAAGGGCCCTGTGACTTCTCCCTAGTTGGTGTCAAGGAGGTGAGGACCTTGGTTTATAGACTGGCTGTTCATGAGAGAGTGGAAATGCCAGGTATGACAGTGGCACACTCTTGTATGAGGAGTGCAGCATGCAACTACCCCGCTacagataaattcttagaaattcCTGCAAATGTAATGGGCCCTGGGAGGGAACAGGCAGGACTTTCAGACTAGGTTTATCCCTCATTTTCTGAAGGCGAATGGCTTCAGGGCCTTACAGTCCTTGGactagtgcaggagaccccattcaGTTGAGGTCGGGTACCCAGTTCCGAACAGGACTCAACTGATGGCACTGGCTGACAACGAAGGATCCCTACCAGAAGGAAGGGGGCCACGGAGGGCACTTTCCTTATCAGGCCTGAGACTCTGCCACTTAGGCCTGGTGACATGGTGAGTCCTACTCACTTCCTCCCAGAGGATCTTGTGGAGGGAAGGAACCTCAACCTGGTCAACAGGGGCAGCCACAGCTCAACAGAAGGACGGTTTCCAGATTGTACCAGAAGTTAAGGACCCTGATGACTGAAAAGACCATCTGTCTCAAAACAATAGGGGCAGATCATATTCCTTCCACTGCTGTTAGCCTCCGA
Coding sequences:
- the LOC136153240 gene encoding melanoma-associated antigen B2-like; the encoded protein is MPRRQKSKVPGQGKHHQAWAKTQGLHDQATTSRGEETTSSSPPDLESAPSSSSAAGTPMGPQGAQGMASAAAGAIPKRYGVGGAARSRSDVTGVGAEGQGQGGENSSQASAAAESSHTDPLSKQVPVLVQKLLYKYKVRELIERSEMLKAINKRYRGQFPEILRRASKHLEMVFGLVLKEVRPDGHSYILLSNLELSDSESISDWGLPKNGLLMPLLGVIYMNGHRLSEEDIWKVMNFLGVYDGRRHYIFGDTRKFLTEDLVREEYVEYRQVPGSDPPRYEFLWGPRALMESNKMKVLEFLAKVNDTVPATLLEHFEKSSREEVESTSARAVASVGTSPSGRAGTSVWDTAGISVSAWDGPSAVSWAEHPASAMPGISGAASAGPSASASANTRATSSQSSRP